Proteins co-encoded in one Dreissena polymorpha isolate Duluth1 chromosome 12, UMN_Dpol_1.0, whole genome shotgun sequence genomic window:
- the LOC127853259 gene encoding ninjurin-1-like has translation MSQFIELHNETEVVEMTSQTTNVPTSEDAVDATFKNMSETPNIYVGKRNFIHQLMDVALVMANVSQLKSLLSMENKDKYYYPIFVFIIMSIGLQVIFTICMLIIWSIEKKLDEHKADTTAAVHDNDRRQRLIEERLDKFCNILVLLVIVSNVFITAFGVEPHGGEGSEVKVISVGAGTQLGTGAAAAGQT, from the exons ATGTCCCAGTTTATAGAGCTTCATAACGAAACGGAAGTGGTCGAGATGACGTCACAAACAACAAACGTTCCGACATCGGAGGATGCCGTTGACGCAACATTTAAG AACATGTCTGAGACGCCTAACATCTACGTGGGTAAGCGCAACTTCATCCACCAGTTGATGGACGTCGCCTTGGTGATGGCGAACGTGTCCCAGCTTAAGTCTCTCCTCTCCATGGAGAACAAGGACAAATATTACTACCCCATCTTCGTCTTCATTATAATGTCAATCGGCCTACAG GTCATATTCACCATCTGCATGCTGATTATCTGGTCCATAGAGAAGAAACTGGACGAGCACAAGGCCGACACCACCGCCGCCGTTCACGACAACGACCGCCGGCAGCGCCTGATTGAGGAGCGCCTCGATAAGTTCTGCAATATCCTGGTGCTGCTCGTCATAGTGTCTAACGTATTCATAACCGCCTTCGGCGTGGAGCCACACGGGGGCGAGGGCAGTGAGGTCAAGGTTATCAGTGTTGGTGCTGGCACGCAGTTGGGGACCGGTGCGGCCGCTGCGGGGCAAACTTAG